From the Oryza glaberrima chromosome 5, OglaRS2, whole genome shotgun sequence genome, one window contains:
- the LOC127774363 gene encoding uncharacterized protein LOC127774363 isoform X2: MQAQMIAPPDLQIRDKFLVQTTVVPFGTADEDIAPAFFSKEVGRYIEENKLRVVLVSATQLEEQQLIAGVPSAKTGVEVRVAKETLNIESEASNVMNKVHHSLKTNFPPLRENPATLNEMPFPVKQTTILAPSKEVPAISAESAHHWKETPAESLFSSNAVHHSLKTSFPPLRENPATLNEMPFPVKQTTILPPSEEVPAISAESGHHWKETPAESLFATNALPHSLKTSCLLRENPAILNEIPFPVRQTTILPPLKEVPVISAESAHHWKETLNVSLESHFSSTETNVVSSECPETLENTSPSKEFAILRDTLVNAENLHYVTDDVQNLMTKLSNLEAKLEEAESVIVKLREDTRTTIRERDKLKHEMVVLTRKGASRSQAGFPLLFVVYMAILGASLGYLLHL; encoded by the exons ATGCAAGCACAAATGATTGCTCCACCAGATCTGCAAATAAGAGACAAGTTTCTTGTGCAGACCACAGTTGTTCCTTTTGGTACAGCTGACGAAGACATTGCTCCTGCTTTT TTTTCCAAAGAAGTGGGAAGATATATCGAGGAGAATAAGCTGAGAGTTGTTCTTGTCAGTGCGACTCAACTTGAAGAACAGCAACTCATCGCAGGAGTTCCCAGTGCTAAGACTGGTGTTGAGGTTCGTGTGGCAAAAGAGACACTGAATATTGAGAGTGAAGCATCTAATGTCATGAACAAAGTTCATCATTCCTTGAAAACAAACTTCCCCCCTCTGAGAGAAAATCCAGCTACTTTGAACGAAATGCCCTTCCCTGTAAAACAAACAACTATTCTGGCCCCATCAAAAGAAGTTCCAGCTATTTCAGCAGAAAGTGCTCACCATTGGAAAGAAACCCCTGCTGAAAGCTTGTTTTCAAGTAATGCAGTTCATCATTCCCTGAAAACAAGTTTCCCCCCTCTCAGAGAAAATCCAGCTACTTTGAATGAAATGCCCTTCCCTGTAAAACAAACAACTATTCTGCCCCCATCAGAAGAAGTTCCAGCTATTTCAGCAGAAAGTGGTCACCATTGGAAAGAAACCCCTGCTGAAAGCTTGTTTGCAACGAATGCACTTCCTCATTCCCTGAAAACAAGCTGTCTTCTCAGAGAAAATCCAGCTATTTTGAATGAAATTCCCTTCCCTGTAAGACAAACAACTATTTTGCCCCCATTAAAAGAAGTTCCAGTTATTTCAGCAGAAAGTGCTCACCATTGGAAAGAAACCCTTAATGTTTCTCTAGAATCTCATTTTTCATCAACAGAAACAAATGTTGTCTCGAGTGAGTGCCCTGAAACATTGGAAAATACTTCTCCTTCAAAAGAATTTGCCATCTTAAGAGATACACTTGTCAATGCAGAGAATCTTCACTAT GTAACTGATGATGTTCAGAATCTAATGACAAAACTCAGTAACCTAGAAGCAAAACTAGAAGAG GCTGAAAGTGTGATAGTTAAACTGAGGGAGGACACCAGAACTACCATTAGGGAGCGGGATAAGCTAAAGCACGAAATG GTCGTCTTGACAAGGAAGGGCGCTTCACGGAGCCAGGCTGGTTTCCCTTTGCTGTTTGTGGTCTACATGGCGATCCTTGGCGCGTCACTCGGTTACCTGTTGCACCTATGA
- the LOC127774363 gene encoding uncharacterized protein LOC127774363 isoform X1 → MGSVDFGLVEIHPGEIRFEFEVKKKSSCSVCLVNKSEEYVAFKVKTTSPKRYCVRPNVGVILPRATCVFTVIMQAQMIAPPDLQIRDKFLVQTTVVPFGTADEDIAPAFFSKEVGRYIEENKLRVVLVSATQLEEQQLIAGVPSAKTGVEVRVAKETLNIESEASNVMNKVHHSLKTNFPPLRENPATLNEMPFPVKQTTILAPSKEVPAISAESAHHWKETPAESLFSSNAVHHSLKTSFPPLRENPATLNEMPFPVKQTTILPPSEEVPAISAESGHHWKETPAESLFATNALPHSLKTSCLLRENPAILNEIPFPVRQTTILPPLKEVPVISAESAHHWKETLNVSLESHFSSTETNVVSSECPETLENTSPSKEFAILRDTLVNAENLHYVTDDVQNLMTKLSNLEAKLEEAESVIVKLREDTRTTIRERDKLKHEMVVLTRKGASRSQAGFPLLFVVYMAILGASLGYLLHL, encoded by the exons atgggcagCGTGGACTTCGGCCTCGTCGAGATCCACCCCGGGGAGATCCGGTTCGAAT TTGAGGTGAAGAAGAAAAGTTCATGTTCTGTCTGTCTAGTGAACAAATCAGAGGAATATGTTGCATTCAAG GTCAAAACAACTTCTCCAAAAAGGTATTGTGTTCGACCAAATGTAGGAGTCATTCTTCCAAGGGCAACATGTGTTTTTACAG TTATTATGCAAGCACAAATGATTGCTCCACCAGATCTGCAAATAAGAGACAAGTTTCTTGTGCAGACCACAGTTGTTCCTTTTGGTACAGCTGACGAAGACATTGCTCCTGCTTTT TTTTCCAAAGAAGTGGGAAGATATATCGAGGAGAATAAGCTGAGAGTTGTTCTTGTCAGTGCGACTCAACTTGAAGAACAGCAACTCATCGCAGGAGTTCCCAGTGCTAAGACTGGTGTTGAGGTTCGTGTGGCAAAAGAGACACTGAATATTGAGAGTGAAGCATCTAATGTCATGAACAAAGTTCATCATTCCTTGAAAACAAACTTCCCCCCTCTGAGAGAAAATCCAGCTACTTTGAACGAAATGCCCTTCCCTGTAAAACAAACAACTATTCTGGCCCCATCAAAAGAAGTTCCAGCTATTTCAGCAGAAAGTGCTCACCATTGGAAAGAAACCCCTGCTGAAAGCTTGTTTTCAAGTAATGCAGTTCATCATTCCCTGAAAACAAGTTTCCCCCCTCTCAGAGAAAATCCAGCTACTTTGAATGAAATGCCCTTCCCTGTAAAACAAACAACTATTCTGCCCCCATCAGAAGAAGTTCCAGCTATTTCAGCAGAAAGTGGTCACCATTGGAAAGAAACCCCTGCTGAAAGCTTGTTTGCAACGAATGCACTTCCTCATTCCCTGAAAACAAGCTGTCTTCTCAGAGAAAATCCAGCTATTTTGAATGAAATTCCCTTCCCTGTAAGACAAACAACTATTTTGCCCCCATTAAAAGAAGTTCCAGTTATTTCAGCAGAAAGTGCTCACCATTGGAAAGAAACCCTTAATGTTTCTCTAGAATCTCATTTTTCATCAACAGAAACAAATGTTGTCTCGAGTGAGTGCCCTGAAACATTGGAAAATACTTCTCCTTCAAAAGAATTTGCCATCTTAAGAGATACACTTGTCAATGCAGAGAATCTTCACTAT GTAACTGATGATGTTCAGAATCTAATGACAAAACTCAGTAACCTAGAAGCAAAACTAGAAGAG GCTGAAAGTGTGATAGTTAAACTGAGGGAGGACACCAGAACTACCATTAGGGAGCGGGATAAGCTAAAGCACGAAATG GTCGTCTTGACAAGGAAGGGCGCTTCACGGAGCCAGGCTGGTTTCCCTTTGCTGTTTGTGGTCTACATGGCGATCCTTGGCGCGTCACTCGGTTACCTGTTGCACCTATGA
- the LOC127773098 gene encoding uncharacterized protein LOC127773098: MGCGGSKEDVATGNTTAPAAAGSSKLFRRKSSVSASHRSSSSSSSNGCTSVSVKDVATKKEEETEADAVEVTSAEEAAAAAVVVKKDVTIAAATLAVTEAMATAAEPKEEEEEEELPESTMADEAPAAVVEAAPAKADETKEVAVVKEDQEKAEEETKAEEEETPSSPAPATDLGESKEQNTMEAKPAVNHNGEHKVEEVATTVVSESSSPSPSPSEAEKETAAEKTNDVAVPESSSPSEAEEKKDAAADEKTAAAVAAAAASESSSPAN, translated from the exons aTGGGTTGCGGTGGCTCCAAGGAGGACGTGGCCACCGGCAAcaccaccgcccccgccgccgccggcagcagcaaGCTCTTCCGGAGGAAGTCCTCCGTCTCCGCCagccaccgctcctcctcctcgtcgtcttccAATGGATGCACCTCCGTCTCCGTCAAGGACGTCGCGacgaagaaggaggaggagaccgaGGCCGACGCCGTCGAGGTGACGTcggccgaggaggcggcggcggcggcggtggtggtcaaGAAGGACGTCAccatcgccgctgccacgcTCGCGGTGACcgaggcgatggcgacggcggcggagccgaaggaggaggaggaggaggaggagctgcccgAGTCCACCATGGCCgacgaggcgccggcggcggtggtggaggcggcgccggccaaGGCCGACGAGACAAAGGAGGTCGCTGTTGTCAAGGAGGATCAGGAGAAGGCTGAGGAGGAGACCaaagccgaggaggaggagacgccgTCGTCTCCAGCTCCGGCAACTGACCTTG GGGAATCGAAAGAGCAGAACACCATGGAGGCCAAACCTGCCGTCAACCACAACGGCGAGCACAAGGTAGAGGAGGTGGCCACCACCGTCGTCTCAgagtcatcgtcgccgtcgccgtcgccgtcggaggCAGAGAAGGAGACCGCCGCCGAGAAAACCAACGACGTGGCTGTCCCGGAGTCTTCCTCGCcgtcggaggcggaggagaagaaggacgccgccgccgacgagaaaaccgccgccgccgtggcagcGGCAGCCGCAAGCGAATCATCATCACCGGCGAACTAA